Proteins encoded together in one Carya illinoinensis cultivar Pawnee chromosome 3, C.illinoinensisPawnee_v1, whole genome shotgun sequence window:
- the LOC122305266 gene encoding tryptophan synthase alpha chain-like, producing MAVSFKSPKTSFFQLKKSPHTQSFIRFPSHRLAVPSTRFTPMASVSTNQTVGLSETFTRLRKQGKVAFIPYITAGDPDLSTTAEALKVLDSCGSDIIELGSPYSDPLADGPVIQAAATRALARGTNFNAIISMLKEVVPQLSCPLALFSYYNPILKRGVQKFMYTIKDVGVHGLVVPDVPLEETEILRKEAAKNGIELVLLTTPTTPTARMKAIVEAAEGFVYLVSSVGVTGARTSVSDRVKTLLQDIKQETTKPVAVGFGISKPEHVKQIAGWGADGVIVGSAMVKVLAEAKSPAEGLKELETFAKSLKAALE from the exons ATGGCCGTTTCTTTCAAGTCACCAAAAACGAGCTTCTTTCAATTGAAGAAGAGCCCTCACACCCAGTCTTTTATCCGCTTTCCCTCTCATAGGTTAGCAGTCCCAAGTACAAGATTCACTCCAATGGCTTCTGTTAGCACTAACCAAACCGTTGGGCTCTCTGAGACTTTCACTAGATTGAGAAAACAAGGCAAA GTGGCATTTATTCCATACATCACGGCTGGTGATCCTGACCTTTCTACCACTGCAGAAGCATTGAAGGTGCTTGACTCCTGCGGATCAGACATAATCGAGCTGGGTTCACCATACTCTGATCCTTTGGCAGATGGTCCAGTTATCCAG GCAGCGGCTACACGTGCCTTGGCAAGAGGGACCAATTTTAATGCAATTATTTCAATGCTGAAGGAG GTGGTTCCACAATTATCTTGTCCACTTGCATTATTCTCATATTACAACCCAATTCTCAAGCGAGGTGTCCAAAAGTTCATGTACACCATAAAAGATGTTGGAGTACATG GGCTTGTAGTCCCAGATGTTCCGCTAGAGGAGACTGAAATTCTGAGAAAGGAAGCAGCAAAGAATGGAATTGAACTG GTACTCCTCACAACACCCACTACCCCAACAGCTCGAATGAAAGCCATTGTTGAAGCTGCAGAAGGATTTGTGTATCTT GTAAGCTCAGTTGGGGTCACTGGTGCTCGCACATCTGTGAGTGATCGGGTTAAAACCCTTCTTCAAGATATTAAACAG GAGACAACCAAACCTGTGGCAGTGGGCTTTGGCATATCAAAACCTGAGCATGTGAAACAG ATAGCAGGATGGGGAGCCGATGGTGTTATTGTTGGGAGTGCAATGGTGAAGGTGCTGGCTGAGGCGAAATCCCCTGCGGAAGGGCTGAAAGAATTAGAAACATTCGCCAAATCCCTAAAAGCGGCACTTGAATGA
- the LOC122305267 gene encoding transcription factor UNE12-like: MANNHPSAEATTNDDFLDQILGIPTFGSADPGGLPVPDAGLSSGGHPPMMLQLSSGDGSGGFHGQVFPLGLSLEQGKGGFLKPEEASGSSKRFRDDLVDGRVSSMKNVFHGQPMPTAVAAAPHPPAMRPRVRARRGQATDPHSIAERLRRERIAERIRALQELVPSVNKTDRAAMLDEIVDYVKFLRLQVKVLSMSRLGGAGAVAPLVTDIPLSSVEEEGSDGGRNQPAWEKWSNDGTERQVAKLMEENVGAAMQFLQSKALCIMPISLASAIYQTQPSDTSTIVKPESNLPP, encoded by the exons ATGGCGAATAACCACCCATCCGCCGAGGCCACCACTAACGATGACTTCCTCGACCAAATTCTCGGCATCCCGACCTTTGGTTCTGCCGACCCCGGAGGCTTGCCTGTACCGGACGCTGGATTGTCCTCCGGCGGTCATCCGCCTATGATGCTTCAGCTCAGCTCTGGCGACGGCTCCGGAGGGTTTCACGGGCAGGTATTCCCGTTAGGGCTGAGCTTGGAGCAGGGAAAGGGAGGGTTTCTGAAGCCCGAGGAGGCCTCTGGGAGTAGCAAAAGATTTCGCGATGACCTCGTTGATGGTAGAGTTTCTTCTATGAAAAAT GTTTTCCATGGCCAACCAATGCCTACTGCTGTTGCTGCAGCACCACATCCGCCAGCAATGCGCCCAAGGGTACGGGCTAGACGAGGTCAAGCCACAGATCCACACAGCATAGCTGAGCGG TTGCGGAGAGAAAGAATAGCAGAAAGAATCAGGGCATTGCAGGAACTGGTTCCCAGCGTCAACAAG ACGGATAGAGCTGCCATGCTTGATGAGATTGTGGATTATGTGAAGTTCCTGAGGCTTCAAGTAAAG GTTTTGAGCATGAGTAGATTGGGCGGAGCTGGTGCAGTGGCACCACTTGTAACTGATATTCCACTATCATCAGTTGAg GAAGAAGGCAGCGATGGTGGAAGAAACCAACCAGCGTGGGAGAAGTGGTCTAACGATGGCACCGAACGTCAGGTGGCTAAGCTCATGGAAGAAAATGTCGGGGCCGCCATGCAATTCCTTCAATCAAAGGCTCTCTGCATCATGCCTATCTCATTGGCATCGGCCATTTACCAGACACAGCCATCAGACACCTCTACTATCGTTAAGCCAGAAAGCAATCTCCCTCCATAG
- the LOC122305269 gene encoding protein OSB1, mitochondrial-like, translated as MENSRSTTRGKSLYIVCLALSIMIVLAFLQVIVQQLNFVVRSLSSSPLYDHDSDSMTGGKKLGNIAASNVGSVKELWQPFFANPVDWWDNRKNKKNPKYPDFKHKDTGEALWVEGRYNPP; from the exons ATGGAAAACAGCAGATCTACTACCAGAGGCAAGTCCCTATATATAGTTTGTTTGGCCCTTTCAATTATGATTGTTTTAGCTTTTTTGCAGGTAATTGTTCAACAACTTAATTTTGTTGTAAGGAGCCTCTCATCCTCGCCTTTGTATGATCATGACTCTGATTCCATGACTGGAG GTAAAAAGCTTGGAAATATTGCTGCAAGTAATGTGGGTTCTGTCAAAGAATTATGGCAACCCTTCTTTGCTAATCCAGTGGATTGGTGGGATAATAGGAAGAACAAG AAGAACCCAAAATATCCAGATTTTAAGCACAAAGATACTGGAGAAGCTTTGTGGGTTGAAGGCAGGTACAATCCGCCATGA
- the LOC122305268 gene encoding probable carbohydrate esterase At4g34215 isoform X3 has translation MEPLFFLVLLVQVWSVRPHDQLLNKNIFILAGQSNMAGRGGVVDETITGAAATWDGIVPPQCKPSRSILRLSANLTWVLAHEPLHADIDVKKTVGVGPGMAFANAVLAKDATFGVIGLVPCAVGGTKIREWGKGTFLYKQLMRRARSSLQDGGTIQALLWYQGESDTVTKEDTEYKRKLERFFMDFRDDLQSPLLPIIQVALASGSGPFIKIVREAQLGIDLLNLRTVDAKGLSLEPDGLHLTTRAQGVSQNNDIGY, from the exons ATGGAACCCTTGTTCTTCTTAGTCCTTCTCGTTCAAGTTTGGTCGGTGAGGCCCCATGATCAACTcctaaacaaaaatatattcatctTAGCCGGACAGAGCAACATGGCCGGACGTGGAGGCGTCGTTGATGAAACTATCACCGGCGCCGCTGCCACCTGGGACGGCATCGTACCTCCCCAGTGCAAACCCAGCCGCTCCATTCTCCGACTCAGCGCAAACCTCACATGGGTTTTAGCGCATGAGCCTCTGCATGCGGACATTGATGTCAAGAAGACAGTTGGGGTTGGACCAGGCATGGCTTTTGCCAACGCAGTCTTGGCCAAAGACGCCACCTTTGGGGTCATTGGCCTGGTGCCTTGCGCGGTCGGTGGGACTAAGATAAGAGAGTGGGGTAAGGGGACTTTCCTTTACAAACAGTTGATGAGGAGGGCTCGGTCTTCGTTGCAAGATGGTGGCACTATTCAAGCGCTTCTCTGGTATCAAGGCGAGAGCGACACAGTGACAAAAGAAGATACCGAGTATAAGAGAAAGCTGGAGAGGTTTTTCATGGACTTTCGGGATGATTTGCAGTCTCCTTTGCTCCCAATAATCCAG GTGGCTCTGGCGTCAGGTTCAGGACCTTTTATAAAGATTGTTAGAGAAGCTCAGTTGGGAATTGATCTCTTGAACCTGCGAACAGTGGACGCCAAGGGTCTGTCACTTGAGCCGGATGGTCTGCACCTAACCACGCGAGCCCAG GGTGTGTCCCAAAACAATGACATAGGATATTGA
- the LOC122305268 gene encoding probable carbohydrate esterase At4g34215 isoform X2: MEPLFFLVLLVQVWSVRPHDQLLNKNIFILAGQSNMAGRGGVVDETITGAAATWDGIVPPQCKPSRSILRLSANLTWVLAHEPLHADIDVKKTVGVGPGMAFANAVLAKDATFGVIGLVPCAVGGTKIREWGKGTFLYKQLMRRARSSLQDGGTIQALLWYQGESDTVTKEDTEYKRKLERFFMDFRDDLQSPLLPIIQVALASGSGPFIKIVREAQLGIDLLNLRTVDAKGLSLEPDGLHLTTRAQQGVSQNNDIGY, encoded by the exons ATGGAACCCTTGTTCTTCTTAGTCCTTCTCGTTCAAGTTTGGTCGGTGAGGCCCCATGATCAACTcctaaacaaaaatatattcatctTAGCCGGACAGAGCAACATGGCCGGACGTGGAGGCGTCGTTGATGAAACTATCACCGGCGCCGCTGCCACCTGGGACGGCATCGTACCTCCCCAGTGCAAACCCAGCCGCTCCATTCTCCGACTCAGCGCAAACCTCACATGGGTTTTAGCGCATGAGCCTCTGCATGCGGACATTGATGTCAAGAAGACAGTTGGGGTTGGACCAGGCATGGCTTTTGCCAACGCAGTCTTGGCCAAAGACGCCACCTTTGGGGTCATTGGCCTGGTGCCTTGCGCGGTCGGTGGGACTAAGATAAGAGAGTGGGGTAAGGGGACTTTCCTTTACAAACAGTTGATGAGGAGGGCTCGGTCTTCGTTGCAAGATGGTGGCACTATTCAAGCGCTTCTCTGGTATCAAGGCGAGAGCGACACAGTGACAAAAGAAGATACCGAGTATAAGAGAAAGCTGGAGAGGTTTTTCATGGACTTTCGGGATGATTTGCAGTCTCCTTTGCTCCCAATAATCCAG GTGGCTCTGGCGTCAGGTTCAGGACCTTTTATAAAGATTGTTAGAGAAGCTCAGTTGGGAATTGATCTCTTGAACCTGCGAACAGTGGACGCCAAGGGTCTGTCACTTGAGCCGGATGGTCTGCACCTAACCACGCGAGCCCAG CAGGGTGTGTCCCAAAACAATGACATAGGATATTGA
- the LOC122305268 gene encoding probable carbohydrate esterase At4g34215 isoform X4 — protein MEPLFFLVLLVQVWSVRPHDQLLNKNIFILAGQSNMAGRGGVVDETITGAAATWDGIVPPQCKPSRSILRLSANLTWVLAHEPLHADIDVKKTVGVGPGMAFANAVLAKDATFGVIGLVPCAVGGTKIREWGKGTFLYKQLMRRARSSLQDGGTIQALLWYQGESDTVTKEDTEYKRKLERFFMDFRDDLQSPLLPIIQGVSQNNDIGY, from the exons ATGGAACCCTTGTTCTTCTTAGTCCTTCTCGTTCAAGTTTGGTCGGTGAGGCCCCATGATCAACTcctaaacaaaaatatattcatctTAGCCGGACAGAGCAACATGGCCGGACGTGGAGGCGTCGTTGATGAAACTATCACCGGCGCCGCTGCCACCTGGGACGGCATCGTACCTCCCCAGTGCAAACCCAGCCGCTCCATTCTCCGACTCAGCGCAAACCTCACATGGGTTTTAGCGCATGAGCCTCTGCATGCGGACATTGATGTCAAGAAGACAGTTGGGGTTGGACCAGGCATGGCTTTTGCCAACGCAGTCTTGGCCAAAGACGCCACCTTTGGGGTCATTGGCCTGGTGCCTTGCGCGGTCGGTGGGACTAAGATAAGAGAGTGGGGTAAGGGGACTTTCCTTTACAAACAGTTGATGAGGAGGGCTCGGTCTTCGTTGCAAGATGGTGGCACTATTCAAGCGCTTCTCTGGTATCAAGGCGAGAGCGACACAGTGACAAAAGAAGATACCGAGTATAAGAGAAAGCTGGAGAGGTTTTTCATGGACTTTCGGGATGATTTGCAGTCTCCTTTGCTCCCAATAATCCAG GGTGTGTCCCAAAACAATGACATAGGATATTGA
- the LOC122305268 gene encoding probable carbohydrate esterase At4g34215 isoform X1 has product MEPLFFLVLLVQVWSVRPHDQLLNKNIFILAGQSNMAGRGGVVDETITGAAATWDGIVPPQCKPSRSILRLSANLTWVLAHEPLHADIDVKKTVGVGPGMAFANAVLAKDATFGVIGLVPCAVGGTKIREWGKGTFLYKQLMRRARSSLQDGGTIQALLWYQGESDTVTKEDTEYKRKLERFFMDFRDDLQSPLLPIIQVALASGSGPFIKIVREAQLGIDLLNLRTVDAKGLSLEPDGLHLTTRAQVRLGKMLADSFLHFLPTSPILTPTHTSSTGPPIRCSNFIFYIFLLALLLRCIRMILGN; this is encoded by the exons ATGGAACCCTTGTTCTTCTTAGTCCTTCTCGTTCAAGTTTGGTCGGTGAGGCCCCATGATCAACTcctaaacaaaaatatattcatctTAGCCGGACAGAGCAACATGGCCGGACGTGGAGGCGTCGTTGATGAAACTATCACCGGCGCCGCTGCCACCTGGGACGGCATCGTACCTCCCCAGTGCAAACCCAGCCGCTCCATTCTCCGACTCAGCGCAAACCTCACATGGGTTTTAGCGCATGAGCCTCTGCATGCGGACATTGATGTCAAGAAGACAGTTGGGGTTGGACCAGGCATGGCTTTTGCCAACGCAGTCTTGGCCAAAGACGCCACCTTTGGGGTCATTGGCCTGGTGCCTTGCGCGGTCGGTGGGACTAAGATAAGAGAGTGGGGTAAGGGGACTTTCCTTTACAAACAGTTGATGAGGAGGGCTCGGTCTTCGTTGCAAGATGGTGGCACTATTCAAGCGCTTCTCTGGTATCAAGGCGAGAGCGACACAGTGACAAAAGAAGATACCGAGTATAAGAGAAAGCTGGAGAGGTTTTTCATGGACTTTCGGGATGATTTGCAGTCTCCTTTGCTCCCAATAATCCAG GTGGCTCTGGCGTCAGGTTCAGGACCTTTTATAAAGATTGTTAGAGAAGCTCAGTTGGGAATTGATCTCTTGAACCTGCGAACAGTGGACGCCAAGGGTCTGTCACTTGAGCCGGATGGTCTGCACCTAACCACGCGAGCCCAGGTTCGACTAGGCAAGATGTTGGCTGACTCATTCCTTCATTTCTTACCCACTTCCCCCATCCTCACCCCCACTCACACTAGTAGTACTGGTCCTCCTATAAGGTGTTCcaactttattttttacatttttttgttAGCTCTTCTATTAAGATGCATCAGGATGATCCTAGGAAATTAA